The window ATacagattatatttatatatatacctaccAGACTTGGAAAAAACATATGAAAGTGAGACCAAACGAAACCCACGACACAGCTTTCATACagtgattttgaatgattgACTCGTTGGCGGTACAGTCTCCTGGTTCTTCACTTGGTGTTTCTGAACTCTGAGAAGTCAGTATTCAGAGAGTTTTTACAGTGATGCTAAGGAACGGAATGCTACAGAACTTGGGAGCAAAACGCggttccttctctctctctttgaggTATCTTCGTTTTGGCTGAGAATGAGAACCCGGAACTGTTAATGTTGAGAGGTCAGTATAAACTTTCACCATGggattaaaacattgcaacGTAGAGTACTAAAGATACCTTGAAGCACCGCCATGATAATCATTATCTTTAACTTCATCATTGATTGTAACCGCATCAGATTCTCCCGCACATTTCTCTGAGAATAATGTAAACAATCTAAGATATATCTTATACTAGAACGAAAGggcaataaataattataagctTACCGTTTGTGTGATCAAAATTATTCTTGCATCCCATGCATCTGCAGTTCGAGGAGCATCCAACGCCCATCTTGATAAAGTCATCGTAACAGCCAATGGTTCAGAAGAATGACATTAATTCGAAATATAAGTGTGAACAACAAAGCTAGACAAGTGAAACCAAAGTTACCATAAAGCATTCACAATATTTCTTTAAGCAGCCTGATTTCTTGCAATTGCATCCTCTGGTATGTCTTGCTGAAGCAGGAGTCTTGCTGTTCTCGTCCTACAAGATACAAAAATACAATCTCAGTACTATCTAGTTGCAGCCATACTTTAATAAGCAAATCAAGACAAGTCCGTAGAGTCTATGTTTCTCCTTTATTATGTGTATTTGAACTCATTGTTGATCTGATGATATGTCTTACCCATAAATTTATAGCAGAATTAGAAGTCGAGACCACTTTTGGAGCAAAAGCTAATGGATTGCGAGCTTCAATCACTTCACGAGTTTTCATAACTAGGTCTTCGTGAATGGGCTTATTGAAACAATCTTGACATGAACAAGGTTCAACACAGTATAGACCAGCAGAAAAACAATCGCAGTACCTGTATAGCAATATGAATATGTAGTTAACAATGAATTGGTGTTTATGTTCTGCACTTGAGATTCAGTGTATTTAACAACTTAAGCTAGGTTTCAGAAAAGGCCCGAGGCTTTTTGGACAAGAAAAAGGTATGAACTATGGAATAAGGGTTCTAGAACACAAAAGCTGCCAATGCTGCAGTTTCAGCAAGACAGAACAACATCTGCAACAGACTTCATACATCATCTAATTCACTTAAAAATTGAATATGTAGTGAAAGCGACTCTCGATGGCTTTCAGAAAAAGTAGGAATACAGACCTAATCATctcatttaaagaaaagaaaaaaaaacatgaaaacacaCGATTTTGGCATCTGAAAATGTGCCCAGGGAATGGTGATAAGGAAAGCACTTACAGCTTCAAGCATTTGGATTTCCTACAGTTACAGCGCTTACAGCTGCCAAGTTCGTCAAGTCCTTGAAACAATTGCCTGCATTAATCAGTAATTTAAGTATAAGTTTAGTATTCATAGCGATATACCTACCTGATAGCTGGAAAAAGATTAGGAACATCGGAATATTTTCCCACCTATATTCTGTTGCCATGTGTTGGTCAAAACATTTTCCTTCCAGTGATCTCTCAGGACTCTCCATGAATTTGATATCACTGTATACTAAATCTCTTTTTGTTGAGACAGGGGTTGAATATTCATCTTCAATATTATGATGAAATGTTGTAGGACCAAGAGGGAAAAACCGACCatctttgaaactttttttatttcgGTCACCTGAGACTGAGGGGTTCACGAGACCATTCAAGTGCAGGCCAATCGTTAGTGCTAGGGGTAGAATCCCATCAGTATCTTGTTTGCTGGTGTCTGAACACTCTTGTGGACTAGGAGCTTTGTTGATAGAGGTCAAATCAAGAGATAGATCGTTAGTAGAATCACGCAAAGGTATCCTTTTGTGAGATCCTCCCACATCAAAAGTCAAGCAGCGCCTGCGGACACTTCGTTGCTGCAAGAGTCAATTTAAAGTTATTAGCTAAGttcttttttaagtttaaatCATTCATAAGCTAGCAGATGTAGATAATTCTACTTGCAATAgggaaacaaattatataactGACAGACCACCTGAAGTCTAAGTTCCAAAAACACATCAAGAGTTCAGTGTCTTGTTTGAAGTAGATGTAAGGATTAAATTTGTACAACGAACATAAAATATCAACTTAACACATGTCTAAAGCCCACAGCTGAATCAGCACAATGCATACACATGACTAATGAGTATCGAGTAACCATGAGGACAATAGTTGAATCAATAGTTGCTACCTTGGGGGAACTGCTGAGAGTAATGTCTGGAGCTCCAGCTGCAACTTGTACACTGTAAGAACATCCAGGATCAACTACATTTGCTGAGTTATTACAACAGATAGAAAACTGCTGGGGCTCAGAAGCAAAAGAATCAAATATAGGAGCAGTGATCTTCGGAATCTGCTGCTCACTGTTCTGGATACCAGCAACATCAAACATGCTTTTTTCTGTACCAAACACACTGTGGGCTTCCATTTCTTCAGTTTGAAGTACCACTTCTGAATCAGCATCAAAGTCAGCTGGATCATTAGACTGTATACATAACTCATCAGACAGCTCTCTCGATCCACCACTTCTTCCTATTTCAATATCAGCATCCATTGGTTCGTCATCAGAAGAAGCCATTTGAACATCAACTCCATCCCGTCCGTGTTTCAATGAATTCGCCAACTCAATTGCTAAGCAGATCTGCTCGTGAAATGGCTTGGATTCAGAAACATTTGGCAACTGCTCCTCACTCAGACCAGTTATCTTAACAGCTTCCAGAGCATCTGGAGAGTTTTTGACAGTCTCACCAATGAGAACTACTGGACTAGATAAAACTTGAGAACGATGCCTAAAGAAGCAAGTACCAATAATGTCAGCATATACataataaacacacaaaacaacaaatcttCTTTTCTCCTAATCAATCCAAGTTACCTTTTCATGGAAAATCTGGAAGAGCTTAACAGCGGCGAACTAAATAGAGAAGACGGAGATGTGAATGCCAATGAGTGCGAGATATTCTCTGGGCGTGCTGGCTTTAATGGCTCTATGGGCGAGAGGTcattaatatattgaaaaactGGAGAATCCTGCAGATTAATCAAAGAGAGAGTCTTAGCTCATTGAATCTCAAATTCCACAAGTGTGATTCATATACCCAAACAAtcaattgaaaaattaaatccAGTGACCCCAAATTGAATTGGAAAGATACTAATCTAGTAGCCCAAAAGAACCCTAATCGATTCCAActgctggaaaaaaaaaacaaggcaACGAAGACGATcacaaaattagaaagaaacaTTTAGATGCAATTTTAATTTCTCTCTCGGGAAACATTCATAAACgcagagggaaaaaaaaaaaagtaggagcAGAACATCATAATTAGAAAGTAAGGATTTCGAGAAGACCTCAAAGTTGAGGAAGGAAACGGCGGGGATGCGGTTCTTATCAGGAGTGTCCATCTCCGGCGTTGAAGGTTTATTCTCTTTGGGTCGTACTCCAGCTTCGCCTCTACGCAAAGCAACGAAGCCCTAATAGAAGAGAGTGGATCGgttactgaagaagaagaagaaagacggtGGAGAtttctatggtggaggaggagcgGGAAAGCGGGAAACAGTAATGTGAAAAGCCGTCTGATTAAAATAGACTCGTGAATGATTGGGCCCATTGGGCCCTCGTAGGCCTGATAAGAAACTACTtgataaacaacaacaacaacaacaacaacaacaacaaaaagaaaaagtaaagttGCTgatgtttaaaaagaaaaaaggaaactagaaaaacagaaaaggaaaacGCGCATCGGCTCTTATCACCGACATAAAGAagtgttgtttgtttattaatagGGGGAGGAAGCGAGACTCAGAGAGAGAGTCATAATTTTGATCTTAGAATTTTTagttttccttcttctttctctgtttagGCTAGGGTTTGTAGAAATTGGGAGATTTCTTACAATGACCCCCAAttcttttcaactttttttttagggtttcttgatttcattaccagtcgtttttgttttgttttctttgggttttcGTTTCGTTTTCAATCGGATTTGATATTTGCGAAACCCAAACGAATCTGGGTTTCAAGGTTTCTGTAAATATCAAGTTCGTtacttgattttgtttatttggttttcgttttcgttttttttttaattggttttgtttttctttagtacCCAAGAGAGAGATCGATCACAAGGCAAACCCTAAAATtcaaaagttcttttttttagggtttcttgatTTCATTACCCagtcgtttttgtttttgttttctttggggTTTTCGTTTCGTTACCAAACGAATCTGGGTTTCTGTGAATATCAAAGttcgtttcttgattttgtttatttggtttcggttttcgtgaattttgttttgttttgtttttgtttaaaacccAAGAGAGATGCGATCACAAGGCAAACACTCAAACTAATGATGTTTTGTCAGATTCTCTTTTGGGGACATTGTCCTTTCGAGTTTAGACCAGAGGCTGCAAAACCAATCTCATATACCCACGGCTTAATAGAATTATCTCGACAGACTATTATACTTGGGATTGGGTTTCACTTTACAGGTCTGAGATCAAGTTACCCACGTCTTTGTGACTATGATTGGGAAAATCGCAAGTCTCTGTGACTG is drawn from Camelina sativa cultivar DH55 chromosome 1, Cs, whole genome shotgun sequence and contains these coding sequences:
- the LOC104704950 gene encoding protein tesmin/TSO1-like CXC 4 isoform X1, whose product is MDTPDKNRIPAVSFLNFEDSPVFQYINDLSPIEPLKPARPENISHSLAFTSPSSLFSSPLLSSSRFSMKRHRSQVLSSPVVLIGETVKNSPDALEAVKITGLSEEQLPNVSESKPFHEQICLAIELANSLKHGRDGVDVQMASSDDEPMDADIEIGRSGGSRELSDELCIQSNDPADFDADSEVVLQTEEMEAHSVFGTEKSMFDVAGIQNSEQQIPKITAPIFDSFASEPQQFSICCNNSANVVDPGCSYSVQVAAGAPDITLSSSPKQRSVRRRCLTFDVGGSHKRIPLRDSTNDLSLDLTSINKAPSPQECSDTSKQDTDGILPLALTIGLHLNGLVNPSVSGDRNKKSFKDGRFFPLGPTTFHHNIEDEYSTPVSTKRDLVYSDIKFMESPERSLEGKCFDQHMATEYRQLFQGLDELGSCKRCNCRKSKCLKLYCDCFSAGLYCVEPCSCQDCFNKPIHEDLVMKTREVIEARNPLAFAPKVVSTSNSAINLWDENSKTPASARHTRGCNCKKSGCLKKYCECFMMGVGCSSNCRCMGCKNNFDHTNEKCAGESDAVTINDEVKDNDYHGGASSQNEDTSKRERRNRVLLPSSVAFRSLASL
- the LOC104704950 gene encoding protein tesmin/TSO1-like CXC 4 isoform X2, which codes for MDTPDKNRIPAVSFLNFEDSPVFQYINDLSPIEPLKPARPENISHSLAFTSPSSLFSSPLLSSSRFSMKRHRSQVLSSPVVLIGETVKNSPDALEAVKITGLSEEQLPNVSESKPFHEQICLAIELANSLKHGRDGVDVQMASSDDEPMDADIEIGRSGGSRELSDELCIQSNDPADFDADSEVVLQTEEMEAHSVFGTEKSMFDVAGIQNSEQQIPKITAPIFDSFASEPQQFSICCNNSANVVDPGCSYSVQVAAGAPDITLSSSPKQRSVRRRCLTFDVGGSHKRIPLRDSTNDLSLDLTSINKAPSPQECSDTSKQDTDGILPLALTIGLHLNGLVNPSVSGDRNKKSFKDGRFFPLGPTTFHHNIEDEYSTPVSTKRDLVYSDIKFMESPERSLEGKCFDQHMATEYRQLFQGLDELGSCKRCNCRKSKCLKLYCDCFSAGLYCVEPCSCQDCFNKPIHEDLVMKTREVIEARNPLAFAPKVVSTSNSAINLWDENSKTPASARHTRGCNCKKSGCLKKYCECFMMGVGCSSNCRCMGCKNNFDHTNEKCAGESDAVTINDEVKDNDYHGGASSSGFSFSAKTKIPQREREGTAFCSQVL